A window of Candidatus Saccharibacteria bacterium contains these coding sequences:
- the ftsE gene encoding cell division ATP-binding protein FtsE, which produces MILLDRVTKVYGKEANPALNRVSLHIGPKEFVILVGTSGAGKSTLLKLLTREEKPTSGKIVVGGIDYDTLKDKHIPLLRRKIGTVFQDFKLLPNRTVYENVAFAMEIVGMSNREIASTVPRVIELVGLEGKAKKFPHQLSGGEKQRVAIARAVARQPKILIADEPTGNLDPKHSWDIVRLLEKINRYGTTVLLTTHNQEIVNKLQRRVITIDHGKLVGDQAVGTYQQGVAPTDEAASAPQAPPAGGQPRV; this is translated from the coding sequence ATGATTCTTCTCGACAGGGTTACCAAAGTATACGGTAAGGAAGCGAACCCGGCGCTTAACCGCGTCAGTCTTCATATTGGGCCGAAAGAGTTCGTCATTCTGGTAGGTACCAGCGGTGCTGGCAAGTCGACGCTGCTGAAGCTGCTGACCAGGGAAGAGAAGCCGACCAGTGGCAAGATCGTCGTCGGCGGTATCGATTACGACACACTCAAGGACAAGCACATCCCGTTGCTGCGCCGCAAAATCGGCACCGTCTTCCAGGACTTCAAATTGCTGCCTAACCGCACCGTATACGAAAATGTCGCTTTCGCCATGGAAATCGTCGGCATGAGCAACCGCGAGATTGCCAGTACCGTGCCCCGCGTCATTGAACTGGTGGGACTGGAAGGCAAGGCCAAGAAGTTCCCGCACCAGCTGTCCGGCGGTGAGAAGCAGCGCGTGGCCATTGCCCGTGCCGTTGCCCGTCAGCCGAAGATTCTGATCGCTGACGAGCCGACCGGCAACCTCGATCCCAAGCACAGCTGGGATATTGTCCGCCTGCTGGAGAAGATTAACCGCTACGGCACCACCGTCCTGCTGACCACCCACAACCAGGAGATCGTCAACAAGCTGCAACGCCGCGTCATTACCATCGACCATGGCAAGCTGGTCGGCGACCAGGCGGTCGGTACCTATCAGCAGGGTGTCGCTCCGACCGATGAGGCCGCGTCTGCACCGCAGGCACCGCCAGCAGGAGGACAGCCACGCGTATGA